CGCCTGAGGGGCACGGAGGCTGTGTTTGCCCACGGGTTGACGCGTATCGAACCGGCGGAAGGCCCGCTGCCGATTCTGCGCGTCACCACCCCGGAACTGGAAGCCGCGCAGCGGAAGGCTGCCGGAAGCCGGATGATGCGGCCGGAGTATATAACCGACGGTCCCGCGCCGGTTCGCATGTGGGCTGCCTTCGACGGCGACATGCCGGTCGGTTGGGTACTGAGCGTGGAAGCGGCTGGGGCAGCATCATGCCTCAGCATGTTTGTTCAAGAGGCGTATCGGCGCCGCGGCATAGCGCGGGCGCTGCTCGGGCGAATGCTCGCCTTTGATCGGGATGCCGGGGCCGTGGCCAACGTGCTGCTGGCCAGTCGCGAGGGCGCCAAACTCTACCCAACGGTCGGCTATCGGCACCTCGGCGACTTGATGGTGTACACACCGCCGCGTGGTTGAGGCCGGGATGTTGCTCTGAAGCGAAGTCGGAGCAAAGCTCGATCCAACCGGTGGCTTTCTGCAGG
This DNA window, taken from Armatimonadota bacterium, encodes the following:
- a CDS encoding GNAT family N-acetyltransferase, whose translation is MDLEPALEVAARGFAELRSVTHPYLVDRVRGVLRLHDAPRKGYMRCEEYFATCKTALELDGIAREYSEAHYRLCLAHGPEESDAGIRSDFRNLKYRLRGTEAVFAHGLTRIEPAEGPLPILRVTTPELEAAQRKAAGSRMMRPEYITDGPAPVRMWAAFDGDMPVGWVLSVEAAGAASCLSMFVQEAYRRRGIARALLGRMLAFDRDAGAVANVLLASREGAKLYPTVGYRHLGDLMVYTPPRG